The genomic stretch TACCATGGGCTGGACAAAATCGGTGAAGTAATCGATAAGTTACAGCAGAAATTTCCTCAGGCAAAGTTTGAGCAGGCGGTGATCCCCCCTCTGGGTACGGTGCCTTCTGAGCATTATGATACGGTGGTGAGTTTTCAGGTGATCGAGCATATCCAGGAAGATAAGGTGTTTTTAGAAGAAATCTATCGCGTGCTGAAGCCTGGTGGCAAAGCCATTATTTCTACGCCAAATATTCGCCATACACTCAGTAGAAACCCTTGGCACATCAGGGAATATACAGGCACTGAATTAGTTCAGCTTTGTGAGCAGGTGTTTGACAAGGTGAATGCCAAAGGAATCGGAGGGAACGATAAGGTCTGGAGTTATCACGAGGCCAACAGGAAGTCAGTAAATAAAATCATGCGTTTCGATATTTTTGACCTGCAGCACCGCCTGCCTGCATCCATCTTGCGAATGCCATATGAACTATTGAATCGGGTGAACCGTAATAAGCTCCACAAACAAGGTGGCAATACCGTAACCGATATTACCCATGAGGACTACTTGGTAGTAGATCATCCTGATAAAGGACTGGATTTGTTTTATGTGTTAGAAAAGAAATAAAGTGGCTATACAATTCAGTATTGATGAGGTCAGCAAAGAGGAGTATTCTGCCGTAGTAGGTGTTTGGGAAGCTTCTGTGAGGGCTACTCATGATTTTTTGAAGCCCGGGGATATCGAGCGTTTTAAGCCGTTGATCCTAAACCAATATTTAGATATGGTTACGCTGGCCTGCATAAGAAATGAAGCGGGCAATATTGAGGGATTTGTTGGAGTGGCTGGGGACAAAGTGGAAATGCTGTTTGTCCATCCTGCTACAATGGGTACGGGTATGGGTGGGGCATTGATGCATTATGCCATTCATAGCCTAAAGGTCAAAAAAGTAGATGTCAATGAAGATAACAGTCGAGCAGTGGCATTTTATAAACATATTGGCTTTAAAGTCGAAGGCCGCTCACCCTTGGATGACGAAGGCAATCCTTACCCTATATTACATTTGCAATACCAAGACTAGCTTTGGAGAAAGATTGTTTTTGTTGGAAGGATGAAAACTAAAAAGAGCGGCCTTTTGAGCCGCTCTTTTTAGTTTTATTTCCTGTTCTGGAGGATGCCTCGCGGGGAGGCTGACGTCCCCATTACTTTGTCCAGATTGTTCTGGATTTCGGTGGCCAGTTCGTCGTATCCACGTTCTTGCAGCAGTGGTACAAAGAACCGCATCATCTCTAGGGAATACATCACTTCCCTGTCCATGGCACGATTTTTTTCCTGGTAAAACTGCAGCATCTCGAACGCTCTCTTTGAAAGCACCTCGATGATGTCCAGTGCCATATCATCTTCCCCTAATTCGAATAACGAAGGTACAGACTGCCCGCTGGACAGGTCATATGGAATGGCTTCGTTAGGGAACTTATCCATGCTCAGCTTTTGAATGTCTGCGGCCATGTCCAGCTTATCTTCCATGATCAGTGCATTGGTCAGGCTGTTAAACATGCTTCGGTGGTTAGAGGTAAACCTTCTGTATTCTTCGTCGAAGTAATTGTCCGGGTTGTTCATGCCACGGTATGCGAAGTTCTCCGTGACATTTTTATATGCCAGATCAGTGTTGACGAACTCATCGACATTTTCTGGCTTTTGGACAGGTAACAGTCGATACGTAAGGCCTTCCATCACCACATGATTGCTCAGATCGAGGCTGATAGAGGAAAGGGAGGTGTTGTTGAAATAAATTGGTCTCTCCCAGTTGTTTGTAGCGATAAGGTCCAGTAGCATCAGGTTTCCCTTGGTCAGGTAATTTCCTTTTACCCTAAGGTTCATATGGTTCACGGTAAGGTTTTCCATACCTTCTGGTACCACGCCTTTTTGGATCACTTCAGCAGAGTCCACTTCGAGAATCAGGTTCCTGGAAGGTACTTGGTAGATGGTATTGGTATAGCCTGATTTTACTTTCAGTAGATCGCTTTCGTTTTTAAGGAGTCTCAGGTATTCTTTGATCGATATCATTTCCAGTCCTTGGCGGTCATTGACAAATAGGATGTCATTGGTGCCCCGCTTAAAGTTCTTTTTCTCCAGAGAGAATGGCAACGCAGCGGACTTATTGATAGGCCTGGTCATTTGCTCTACATACCAATCTGTATCAAAATAGCTTAGCACAATGACACGCACGTCTGTCCTAAAGCCTTCGACCTCCTGCACATACCAAAGCGGGAAGGTGTCATTGTCCCCTCCCGTAAAAAGAATGGCGTTTTCTTCACATGAAGCAAGGAAGTTTCGCGCTGAATCTACAGAGAAGTATCGGTCTGAACGGTCATGGTCATCATAGTTTTGGGAAGCCATCAATACAGGTACCGGGAAGGCGATTAGCGTCGCCATGATAGAGGCTACCGCAAAGTTCTTGTTCAGCTTGGCCAGACCATGAGCAATGGCCAACACACCCATTCCTATCCATATGGCGAACGCATAAAAGGACCCAACGTAAATATAATCCCGCTCACGGGGTTCCACAGGTGGGGAATTGAGGTAAAGTACCAGTACCACACCCATCATCAGGAACAGCATCGTGGTAAGCCAGAATGACTTGGTATCGTACTTGGCCTGAAACAGCAGTCCTATGAGCCCCAGTAGTAAAGGAAGCATCAGGTAATTATTGTGGGCTTTGTTGTTTTCGATGAAATCAGGATAGTCTTCGAAGGCATTGGTGATGCCCATCCAGGGGGCATCGGTGATGTCGCTTTCCCTACCGGAGAAATTCCATAAGAAATAACGCCAGTACATATGTCCCAGCTGGTGATCCAGCATAAAAGCGATATTGTCACCAAAAGTAGGTTCTTCACCTTCCCTTAAGCCAAGTTTTTGACGGTAAAGTCGTTTATGTTGGGCCTGAGTGGAATATATACGTGGAAGAATAGTGGTTTTTTCCGGATCGTACTCCGTGACCATTTCATAATCGACAATTTCATATTTGTCATCTCCTTTGGCATAGACAGGATCTCCCTCTTTTTGCTCTTGTACTTCAGCTGTGAAGTATTGTCCGTGCATCAAAGGACGGTAACCGTACTGTTCGCGCTTAAGGTAACTGACAAAGCTGATAATGTCCTTCGGTGCATTTTCATTGATTGGTGGATTGGCATTGGAGCGGATGATGATGAGCGAATACGAACCATAGCCGATCAAGATAAAGGTCAATGAAAGCAATACGGTGTTCAGGATAACCTTTTCCTGCTTGATCGAGTAGATGACAGCGGCAATAAGGCCTCCGAGAAAAAGTACGATAAAGAAAATGATACCAGAACCAAATGGCAACCCAATGCTGTTGACAAAGAAAATTTCCATGGATCCTGCCAGGCTGGGCAATCCTGGTATAATGATGTTATTGATTGCTACCAAGGCTACCCCTCCCAATAGGAAAGCGACTATGGCTCCCTTGAGGTTTGGGTTCTTGTATTTCTTAAAGTAAACTACCAAGGCCAGGGCAGGTAGCGTCACCAAGTTAAGCAAGTGAACCCCGATGGATAGTCCTACCAAATAAGCAATGAAAATCATATATCGGTTTTCATCTTTTGGGTTTTCGATGACATCCCATTTTAAGAAGGCCCAGATAACAATGGCCGTAAAAAAGGAAGACATGGCGTACACTTCCGATTCAACGGCCGAAAACCAAAAGCTATCTGAAAATGTATAGACCAAAGAGCCGATGATACCAGCTCCCATAAGAGCGATGGTGTGGCCTTTGCTTTCCTTATCTTTTTCCAGTTTGAACAGCTTTCTGCCAAGAAGGGTGATGGACCAAAACAAGAAGAGGATGGTGAACCCGCTGAAGAGAGCACTGCCGGCATTCATCCAAAAGGCAATCTCAAGGGGATCCCCAAGAGCAAAGAAAGAAAACATCCTGTATATAAGCAGGAAGAAAGGCGCACCTGGAGGGTGGGGAACCTGCAGCTTATAGGCTACTGCTATGAATTCTCCCGGATCCCAAAAACTGGCCGTTTCTTCTATCGTCAGAAGATAAACGAGTGAGGCAATTAAAAATAAAACCCAGCCTGTGAGGTTATTGACTTTTCTATAATTGATCATGTTTGAGTTACACTGATGTGAAAGGCGAAAATAAAAAAATATTCACGAAAACAGGGCGATTTAACCATTTTTAAAAGGGTGGCAAAAAAAGGCTATAAAAAAAGGGAAAGCTTGGCTTTCCCTTTTTGGAATATCGTTAAGAAGTAATCCCCTGTTTTTTGTTCATTTCATCCACGAGCTGGCGCTTCAGCTTACGCTCCCTGTCCAGTGTGTTTTTGCGATGGGTTTCAAACTCTTCCTTGATTTCAATGAGGTCTTTTCGTGTTTCGACAATGACCTTGTGGCTGTTGGAATACTTATAAATAAAGTATGCAAGTGCAATGCCCAGGCCAATGATGATGCTCCACATCATGGTGCTGTATGTGGTTTTATATACTTGGATCCCCAGAAAGGAGAAACTGTCTTTGGCCGCCAAGGTTTCGTTGAGCTCATTTTCGGCATTTTCTATTCCGGTGTTTAGCTGGTCGATCTTAGCGTTCTGCTCGTTGATTTTGCTGTTTTTCTCCACGATCTGGTCTTTGAATACCTTTAGTGAATCCAAGATGTTTGATTTGATCTTGCTCAGGTTGGTCTTCTTGACCACTTTGTACTCTTGGTAGTTATTGGAGGCGTCATTGAGGTAGTCAAACTGGCTTTCGATGGTGCCGCCATTGAGGGAGTTCTGTGGTTTTTCAGGCTCAGGGTTGTCCTGGGCTAAAGAGGTATTGCATACAGCGATACACACGAAAAGTGCTATGATAATACTTCTTTTCATTTTGGTTTGGTGTTTAGAAATTCTAGTTGGTTTTGTTATTGTAACACGAGAATACAGGTTTTATTGCACTTTTGAAAGGAAAAGCGCCATTAAAGCCTATTTTTGGCCAAAAAAGCCTCGTTTTTTACCGTTTTTATAGGTATGTAATGGTTTTTTGAAGCCATATTCTATTTTAGGATAGGCGAAGTTTTTGATTTCATATAGCGAAAACTGTGTTTTTTTTTAAGGACATGGAAACTAAAATTGAGCATAAATGGTTTCCAAAGACAATTAAAAAAATGGCGATAGTAAAATTAAGGGCAGAGCTGATCGTTATCAATGTTTAGTCGGCATAATAATAAATTTCAGAATTTCTATTAAGGAAAATGAAGAAGGTCGTAATTTTGCTAAAAAATAATTCAATGAAAATCGCAACATACCTTTTCATTATTCTGCTGTTTGCATCTCAAGAGGTAGATGGCCGACAGTTTCAAAGGGATTCTGCAGAAGTGTCTTCAGAAAAACCAAAATACTTGCTGTTGGACAAGGGACTCCAGTTCAGGATTACCGAGGCAATCAACAGCATGTATAATTTTGATTTTGAGACCGCCGAAAGGGGATTTGCGATAATGCGATATACGTATCCTGAACATCCGCTACCTTATTTTCTCATGGGGCTTGCGCAATGGTGGAAGATTGTTCCCGACATGGACAATGAAGAGAACGACAAGATCTTTTTGAGGTTTATGGAGGAAACGATCACCAAGGCCGAAGTAATGCTGGATGAGGATCCAGATAATAAAGAAGCAGCTTTCTTTTTGGCTGCGGCGTATGGATTTAAGGGTAGGCTGCTGAGTGAGCGTGACAGTTGGACTGCTACGGCAATTGCTGGAAAGAATGCGCTAAAGTACATGGAGCTGAGCAAGGGTGAAGAGGAGTTGAGTCCGGAATTGTTGCTTGGAGAGGCATTGTTTAACTATTTCTCGGTATGGATTCCGGAAAATTATCCATTGATGAAGCCCGTTATGGCACTGTTTCCCAAAGGTGACAAAGCCCTGGGATTGATGCAACTGGAAGAAGTTTCCAAAAATGCATTTTATGCCAGGGTAGAAGCGCAGTATTTTCTTTTTCGATTGTATGCTTCGGAGGAAAAGCGCCCTTACGATGCTTTGCAGATTACAGATTACTTGCATGAGAAATATCCAAACAACCCCTATTTCCATCGGTTTTATGCCCGCCAGTTATATGCGGTGGGTAGAGGAGCGCAAGCAAAAGAAGCCTCGCTTGATATCCTTCGACGTATTGAAGACGAACAGCTTGGATATGAAGCGAACAGTGGAAGGTACGCCTCGTTTTTTGCTGCTCAATACTATGATCGGATAAATGATGTACCAAATGCCAAAAAATATTACCAGAAAACAGTGTCCTTCGGAGAAGAATCAGAAAGCCAGGAAAGCGGGTATTACCTGTATGCTTTACTGCATTTAGGGAAAATAGCAGCCAGTGAAGGAAGGGATAAAGAAGCCAAGGATTACCTCAAAATGGTGAAGAAATATGCTAAGCGAAAACACCCCGCTCATCAAGAAGCCAGAGATTTTTTAAAAAAGAATAAACTTTAATACTGCATAGTACGTGTATAATAAAATCAATCAAGAGAAAATTTGAAATTTTGGATATAATAAAGTTTTATGGTGTGAAAAGTTTTAAATATTCAAGGCTAAAATTAACAATATTTTGTATTTATGGTCGTTTTTTGTCTTGAATAGCTTTAAAATAATTTGAAAATATATTACCTTTGCACGACATAAAATTTTGCAAATACTATAAATCATGGATAATCACATAAAAGTAAAATTCGACAAAATTGATCGCAAGATCCTCGAAATTCTTCAAGCCAACGCAAAAATTACCAATGCGCAACTTTCAAAGGATATTGGCTTGTCTCCAGCCCCTACTTTGGAGCGTGTAAAGAAACTTGAACAGTCTGGCATTATTAAGAGCTATCACGCAAAACTGGACCCAGAAAGAATCGGTCTTGGTGTAAGTACGTTTGTTTTGGTAAGCTTGATCGGTCACAACAAAGCAAATATTGATGCTTTCATGAAGGAAATCGAAGCGATTCCTGAAGTGATCGAGTGTCACCATATCACCGGAACAGGGGATTTTATATTGAAGATCATCTCTAAGGACATTACGTCTTACCAGAAATTGATGCTAGAGAAGGTAAGTGAGATCAAGGAAGTAGACTCTATGCAGTCTATGGTCATCCTTTCTACCTTTAAGGACAGCAAAGTATTGCCGATCCCTGCTTAAATTAAAAGAAATTTAATCAATCAAGGGTGGCTGTTCAGTCGCCCTTTTTTTTTGAAAAGTATTGAATATTATGGAAGAGAATCCTTGGAAAACCAAGTCAAGGAAGTCGTTATACTCCAACTCTTGGATAGAGCTTGAAGAGCACCAAGTGGTCACTCCCGCTGGCACTGATGGGTTGTATGGAAAGGTTAAATTTAAGAATAAGGCCATGGCGATTTTGCCCGTGGATGAGGAACTCAACACGTGGCTGGTAGGTCAGTTTCGGTATACGATTGATGAATACAGTTGGGAGATCCCTGAAGGAGGCAGCCCAATAGGAGAAGATATCCTTGAGGGTGCCAAAAGGGAACTGAAGGAGGAAACGGGATTGACTGCGGAGAAGTGGACACCGATCATGCGGTTTCATACCTCCAATTCTGTTACAGATGAAGAAGGCTTTGCTTATTTGGCACAAGGCTTGAGCGCGGGAGAAACGGCTTTTGAGGATACGGAGAAAATTGAGGTGAAAAAGCTACCTTTAAAAGAGGCGGTCCAGAAAGTTCTCGATGGAGAGATTACAGATGTGATCAGTGTGGCGGTCTTGCTAAAAGCGGCCAGGATGCTTGGCGTATAATTTTTTTCAACGATTTGTTTTCTAGTGTAAAGAGATTCAAAGTGGCTTAGCGGCTAACGGATGATGTATTTAAAGCAACTGAATTTTAAGGAGCACTTTTCCAAAACCTTTAACCTGGCCTATCCGGTGATGTTAAGTCAGTTGGGACAGGTTTTGGTAGGGGTGGCGGACAGTATGATGGTCGGAAGGCTTGGAGCAGAGCCGCTAGCGGCGGCCTCCTTGGCCAATAGCATCTTTTTTGTGGTAATGATGTTTGGTACAGGGGTTTCGATGGCCATGACACCACTGGTGGCAGCTGCTGATGGAGAAGGAAAGCCACGTAAAATTACGCGGGTTTTTAACCATGGTTTTGCTATCAACGGGTTTACTGGCGTCATTTTGTTTTTGGTGATCGTATTGGCGTCACCACTCCTGGCACATATGAACCAGCCGGAAGGAGTCGTGGAGCAGGCGATTCCGTTTTTAGGAGTGATTACCCTCTCCTTAATTCCCCTGATGTTTTTTCAGACATTTAGGCAGTTTGCCGAAGGATTGAGCCATACCAAAGAGGCGATGTTGATCACTATTCTCTGTAATGTGGTCAATGTGTTCCTAAACTGGGTGTTGATATATGGTCACCTTGGATTTGCGCCAATGGGACTGAACGGAGCCGGTTGGGCGACGTTGATTTCTAGGGTGTTGATGGCACTGGTTATGGCGTATTTCATATGGAAAAGTGCGTTGTTCAAGAAGTATAAGTTGAAGCTTGATTTTAGGAAGCTGTATTTTCCGATGTTCAGTAAGCTTCTGAAGATTGGCGTTCCCACGGGGTTTCAGTTTGTGTTTGAGGTGGGGGCATTTAGCTCAGCAGCAATTATGATGGGCTGGATAGGAGTAAATGCATTGGCTGCTCATCAAATTGCCATAAACTTAGCCTCCATCAGTTATATGATGGCCTCAGGATTATCTGCTGCCGCAATGGTCAGGGTAGGGAATCAGCTTGGAAGAAACGATATCAAAACCCTTCGTGAAGCGGGTTTCACCTGTTTTGGCATGATCGCAGCATTTATGTTGTTGTTTGCGGGGATTTTTATAGTCTTTAAGGACTACCTTCCATTACTTTACATAGGGGATTCAGAGGTGGTGGAAATGACTGCGGGGTTATTGGTGATTGCCGGGTTATTTCAGCTGTCCGACGGTATTCAGGTAGTTGGCCTGGGAGCACTCAGGGGCATGGCAGATGTAAAGATGCCTACTGTGATCACTTTAGTGGCGTATTGGGTGATTGCACTTCCGCTGGGATACATGCTTGCCTTTCACTGGGGAGCTGAAGAAAAAGGAATTTGGTATGGGCTGTTAATTGGCCTGACCATTACCGGTGGGTTGTTACTTTTGAGGTTTCAGCGGCTTAGCCTGCGTTTGCTTTCTCGAAATAATCAGCGATTGGGGGTAGCCTGATCCCATATTTGATGGATTGATTTCAGTCTTCTTCAGGGTCTTTTGGAGAGTTTGTTTTATCTTTATCGAATTGTTTGCAGTTTTTAAAGAGACCAATCATGAGTATAGATAAAGAAATAGCGAGAACGTCTGCTTTTTCCAGAACCACCATTACCGAACTGATGATTCCTTCTTATGCCAATTTTGGCGGGAAAATCCACGGGGGAATTTTACTTTCGCTGATGGATAAGGTGGCTTATGCCACAGCCAGTAAGCACAGTGGAGCCTATTGTGTGACCGTTTCGGTGGATACGGTGGATTTTTTGCAGCCGGTGGAGGTGGGAGAACTGGTCTCCCTTATGGCTTCCATAAACTATGTGGGAAACAGCTCCATGGTAATAGGGATAAAGGTGATTTCCGAAAACGTAAAAGTGGGAAATGTCAAGCATACCAATACCTGCTATTTTACGATGGTGGCCAAAGGGGAGGACGACAAGCCTACCAAGGTGCCCAGGTTGATCTTGGAAGATGCTACTGATGTGAGAAGATTTGTAGAGGCAATTTATCGGAGGAAGTTCAAGCAAAACTATGAGACCAACCTGAAGGAGATAAAATCCAATTGGGAAAAACAAGACATCGATAAGCTACTGAAGGATCAGCGCTGCATTTACAAGGCAGGTAAGCATTAGGAGGATGATTTACTGAGTTCTTCATGAGGTATTTTGGAGGCAGTCTTAGTGATAAATAGGTAGAGGAAAGCTACCATGGCACCGGCAGTACCCATTAGGAATACCAGTGGGAACCTGTCGTGTTGATTGCCATAAATCCACCCTGATCCTAAAGCACCAATGCCAATCCCCGCTTCTAATGCAATGTACATGGTCGCCAGTCCCCGCCCTCTGAAAGCCGATAGGGACAAGTCGATGGTCCATGCAGCGATGGTCGGTGAAGTCATGCCCAGAGCAAAACCGAAGAGTACACCTGAGAAAATCAGCATTTCCTTGGAGTGGCTAAAGGCAGTGGCGGCCATGGCCATGGCTAGGCAAAAAGTAGCAGCTTTTAACACCGGGATCCTGCCATAGCGGTCTGATGCCCTTCCGGCAAGTAACCGTATGGCCAGTGAGCTAAGGGTAAATACAGCAAAGAAAATCCCTTTGTTTTCGATTTTTAGAAATGTTGAAAAATCAGGGATAATGGTCAGGATGATGCCGAAGGATAGGTAAGAAAAGAACAGTACAAAGCAGGGAGAAAATACTCTTTTTTCAAATAGCTCATCTTTTTTTAATTTGAAATGTCCCATGCGGAAAGGTTCTGTTTCCGGTACGGTCTCCTTCAATCGGGCCAGTAATAGAATGGAAATCAGCGCTACACCAGATGAACAGTAAAATAATGGAGTGATGCCATGCAAGCTGGCAATGTAGCCTCCTAAAGCTGGACCGGCGGCCATGCCCAGTGAACTAAAGAGCGATTGGAGCCCCATGGCTTCTCCGCGACGATTGAATGGCACTATGTCGGCGACGTATGCCGAAATTCCTGTAGGCGTAAAGCCTGTACTAAAGCCATGAAAGAAGCGTAGGCATAAGAAGCCAGCCACTCCGGAAATCATTGGATAGAGCAAGCTCACTACCAGGCAAACTCCTGCGCCAAAGATCATAACGGGTACTCGACCTATGCGATCTGCCAGCTTGCCACTGAATGGCCTGGAAAGGCCTGCGGTCAAGGTGAACAGAGCGATAATCAGACCCTTATAATCCTCACCGCCCAAACTGCTCAAATAAGCAGGTAGTTCGGGAATGATCATGTTAAAACTGGCAAAGAAAAGAAAGGAACTCAGGCATAACTGCAGAAAGCGCAACGTAAAAAACGGAGGAAGTAATTTTTGCAAGTTCATCGTTCGCCAGTTTAAATAGAAAAGCACACCGGAGAGAGTCCGGTGCGCTTATTGACCTGATTTTGAATTATAAACCGTCACTGCGAGCCTGTTTAGCACCAGGCAGGCCTGCCTGGTGCTAAACAGGGCTTAGAGGAAGTCTTCTTAAAAACGAGATTGCTTCGTTCCACTCCCCGTTCCATTCGCAATGACATATTACGATCAAATTGGGATTGCTAGGTTTTGATGAAGCGGAAAATTAATTGTTTTCAGCTTCTTCTTCACTTTGTGCCAACAGGTATGCTTTGATAAAGTCGTTCAGGCCTCCGTCCAAGACAGTTTGTACGTCTGAGGTTTCATGGCTTGTCCTGGCGTCTTTGACTAGCTTGTACGGATGTAATACATAGTTCCTGATCTGCGAGCCAAAGTCAATTTTCATTTTACCTGCTTCGATCTTGTCTCTCTCGGCGTTGCGTTTTTCCATTTCCATTTGATAGAGACGTGATTTTAGCATTTGCATGGCCTTTTCACGGTTGGCAAGTTGCGATCGTTCTACCTGACAGACCACCACAATTCCGGTAGGCTTGTGCGTAAGCTGGACTTTGGTTTCTACCTTATTAACATTCTGCCCTCCAGCACCCCCTGAACGGGAAGTGTGTAGCTCGATATCTGCTGGACTGATTTCAATATCAATGGATTCATCCACCACGGGATACACATACACTGAGGCGAAAGAAGTATGTCTTCTGCCACCGCTGTCAAAAGGTGAAATTCTCACCAATCGGTGTACGCCGATTTCTGATTTCAGGAAGCCATAAGCCAATGGCCCATCAAATTCCAACGTAACGGATTTGATGCCCGCTACATCACCTTCCTGTAGGTCCACTTCCTTGACCTTGTAGCCGTTTTTCTCTCCCCACATGATGTACATTCTCATGAGGATGGAGGCCCAGTCGTTACTTTCTGTGCCGCCTGCCCCGGGGTTGATTTCCATCAGTGCACTTAGCTGGTCTTCTTCATTGCTGAGCATTTTTTTCAGCTCTAGCTCTTCGATTTCGTTAAGTGCCTTTTGGTAATCAGCTTTGATCTCATCTTCTTCTACGTCTCCTGCGGTGTAGAATTCATGCAGTACTTCCAGGTCCTGGACTTTGGCTTCGGCACTTTCATAAGAGCCGGTCCAGCCCTTCCGTGCCTGAATCTGCTTCATGGTCTTTTCGGCTTCTTCAGGGTTGTTCCAAAAGTCAGGTTGTGCGGATACTGCTTCTAAATCTTCTATTTCTGCTTTCTTACGATCGTAGTCAAAGATACCTCCTTAAGGCCGTGATACGCGCCTTCAAGTCTTTCAACTGTTCTGATGTCATAAATTTATTTTCGTTTAATTGATTTTTAAGAGATGCGAATTTCGTCAAATTTTATGGCTTTACCTAAATCTGTACGGTGATCTTTATGGTGTCATTTGATTTCAATTGGGATTTAAAATTATCCACTAAAAGTATTTAGCAGTATTATACTTAATTTCAGGATTGCTGCCGCGAAGACCCTAAGACGTGTAGGTTTTTGGTTTGGCAAAAGGAATAGCCACAAAGCCACCACGGCACAAGTTTTTTTTGAAGATGTATTGGCCACGGTTTGGCATGGACAAATAGCACTTAGTGCCTTCGGGTCTTGGAGGCTTTTTTTTTATGGCCTTATGAAAAAAGCACTTTTTACACCTTCACAACAGCTTACTGGTTGAATAAAACCTTCCCGTCCAGAACCGATGCTTGATCCGAGCTATTGATAGAGGTTCTTTTTGTCGTTTTCTTCTTTCAAGGGCGTGATATCCAGGTATATGATTTGGATCTTGTTCCTCCCTTCATTCTTAAAATACTTTTTCTTAAATCTCGAAATGACGAAGCTCCCCGCGAGCAAAGTGCCCGATATGATGAGACCGCCTTTGGAATAGGAGAGTTCACCTTCAGTGTAGAGGCTGTTAATGG from Echinicola soli encodes the following:
- a CDS encoding tetratricopeptide repeat protein encodes the protein MKIATYLFIILLFASQEVDGRQFQRDSAEVSSEKPKYLLLDKGLQFRITEAINSMYNFDFETAERGFAIMRYTYPEHPLPYFLMGLAQWWKIVPDMDNEENDKIFLRFMEETITKAEVMLDEDPDNKEAAFFLAAAYGFKGRLLSERDSWTATAIAGKNALKYMELSKGEEELSPELLLGEALFNYFSVWIPENYPLMKPVMALFPKGDKALGLMQLEEVSKNAFYARVEAQYFLFRLYASEEKRPYDALQITDYLHEKYPNNPYFHRFYARQLYAVGRGAQAKEASLDILRRIEDEQLGYEANSGRYASFFAAQYYDRINDVPNAKKYYQKTVSFGEESESQESGYYLYALLHLGKIAASEGRDKEAKDYLKMVKKYAKRKHPAHQEARDFLKKNKL
- a CDS encoding Lrp/AsnC family transcriptional regulator, which codes for MDNHIKVKFDKIDRKILEILQANAKITNAQLSKDIGLSPAPTLERVKKLEQSGIIKSYHAKLDPERIGLGVSTFVLVSLIGHNKANIDAFMKEIEAIPEVIECHHITGTGDFILKIISKDITSYQKLMLEKVSEIKEVDSMQSMVILSTFKDSKVLPIPA
- a CDS encoding MATE family efflux transporter, with translation MYLKQLNFKEHFSKTFNLAYPVMLSQLGQVLVGVADSMMVGRLGAEPLAAASLANSIFFVVMMFGTGVSMAMTPLVAAADGEGKPRKITRVFNHGFAINGFTGVILFLVIVLASPLLAHMNQPEGVVEQAIPFLGVITLSLIPLMFFQTFRQFAEGLSHTKEAMLITILCNVVNVFLNWVLIYGHLGFAPMGLNGAGWATLISRVLMALVMAYFIWKSALFKKYKLKLDFRKLYFPMFSKLLKIGVPTGFQFVFEVGAFSSAAIMMGWIGVNALAAHQIAINLASISYMMASGLSAAAMVRVGNQLGRNDIKTLREAGFTCFGMIAAFMLLFAGIFIVFKDYLPLLYIGDSEVVEMTAGLLVIAGLFQLSDGIQVVGLGALRGMADVKMPTVITLVAYWVIALPLGYMLAFHWGAEEKGIWYGLLIGLTITGGLLLLRFQRLSLRLLSRNNQRLGVA
- a CDS encoding class I SAM-dependent methyltransferase, yielding MATYTTEIASDKLVSDNPIHQRLLKAYIAAKPLVNGDLLEIGCGEGRGVEVLSDLVRSYHGLDKIGEVIDKLQQKFPQAKFEQAVIPPLGTVPSEHYDTVVSFQVIEHIQEDKVFLEEIYRVLKPGGKAIISTPNIRHTLSRNPWHIREYTGTELVQLCEQVFDKVNAKGIGGNDKVWSYHEANRKSVNKIMRFDIFDLQHRLPASILRMPYELLNRVNRNKLHKQGGNTVTDITHEDYLVVDHPDKGLDLFYVLEKK
- a CDS encoding NUDIX domain-containing protein; this encodes MEENPWKTKSRKSLYSNSWIELEEHQVVTPAGTDGLYGKVKFKNKAMAILPVDEELNTWLVGQFRYTIDEYSWEIPEGGSPIGEDILEGAKRELKEETGLTAEKWTPIMRFHTSNSVTDEEGFAYLAQGLSAGETAFEDTEKIEVKKLPLKEAVQKVLDGEITDVISVAVLLKAARMLGV
- a CDS encoding GNAT family N-acetyltransferase; its protein translation is MAIQFSIDEVSKEEYSAVVGVWEASVRATHDFLKPGDIERFKPLILNQYLDMVTLACIRNEAGNIEGFVGVAGDKVEMLFVHPATMGTGMGGALMHYAIHSLKVKKVDVNEDNSRAVAFYKHIGFKVEGRSPLDDEGNPYPILHLQYQD
- a CDS encoding glycosyltransferase family 117 protein, translating into MINYRKVNNLTGWVLFLIASLVYLLTIEETASFWDPGEFIAVAYKLQVPHPPGAPFFLLIYRMFSFFALGDPLEIAFWMNAGSALFSGFTILFLFWSITLLGRKLFKLEKDKESKGHTIALMGAGIIGSLVYTFSDSFWFSAVESEVYAMSSFFTAIVIWAFLKWDVIENPKDENRYMIFIAYLVGLSIGVHLLNLVTLPALALVVYFKKYKNPNLKGAIVAFLLGGVALVAINNIIIPGLPSLAGSMEIFFVNSIGLPFGSGIIFFIVLFLGGLIAAVIYSIKQEKVILNTVLLSLTFILIGYGSYSLIIIRSNANPPINENAPKDIISFVSYLKREQYGYRPLMHGQYFTAEVQEQKEGDPVYAKGDDKYEIVDYEMVTEYDPEKTTILPRIYSTQAQHKRLYRQKLGLREGEEPTFGDNIAFMLDHQLGHMYWRYFLWNFSGRESDITDAPWMGITNAFEDYPDFIENNKAHNNYLMLPLLLGLIGLLFQAKYDTKSFWLTTMLFLMMGVVLVLYLNSPPVEPRERDYIYVGSFYAFAIWIGMGVLAIAHGLAKLNKNFAVASIMATLIAFPVPVLMASQNYDDHDRSDRYFSVDSARNFLASCEENAILFTGGDNDTFPLWYVQEVEGFRTDVRVIVLSYFDTDWYVEQMTRPINKSAALPFSLEKKNFKRGTNDILFVNDRQGLEMISIKEYLRLLKNESDLLKVKSGYTNTIYQVPSRNLILEVDSAEVIQKGVVPEGMENLTVNHMNLRVKGNYLTKGNLMLLDLIATNNWERPIYFNNTSLSSISLDLSNHVVMEGLTYRLLPVQKPENVDEFVNTDLAYKNVTENFAYRGMNNPDNYFDEEYRRFTSNHRSMFNSLTNALIMEDKLDMAADIQKLSMDKFPNEAIPYDLSSGQSVPSLFELGEDDMALDIIEVLSKRAFEMLQFYQEKNRAMDREVMYSLEMMRFFVPLLQERGYDELATEIQNNLDKVMGTSASPRGILQNRK